The following are from one region of the Nostoc cf. commune SO-36 genome:
- a CDS encoding pentapeptide repeat-containing protein, with protein MTVEELLEQYAAGVLNFSGVNLAEANLSGAKLSNINLSNANLSIVNLSGANLSEANLSNAKLNVARLSGANLCAAILNKASLNVANLIRADLSRAQLRGASFIRAELVRADLSRADLSEADLTSADLREATLRQANLRHTNLSGAVLRGASLTGANLEMANLNASDLSRSDLSGANLRDTELRQANLSHANLSGADLSGANLRWADLTGANLRWADLSGAKLSGADLIGADLSNANLTNTSLIHANLTQAKLIRAEWIGADLTGATLTGAKLYATSRFGLKTEGLTCEWIDLSPGGDRSIIQNFHSEESRDFFNETAPTIRIIVDAALEHEANFAIAGAYYQIAQEYRGLKQPPSIESGRRRTIFTFHVDSDEVLFSTAYIVILPFLDAASTQKNISSLVEMINNEVVSNENLQLLKSPQIVKQLSILLEQAMSQATTIKQMKKNIEVAAKLNFCKAPTQIILTNSSAHTLIIHDHPNFGKRFINRSALKASAYDDIASESAKYILPTIDMIMDFVKGFHLFPQGGSH; from the coding sequence ATGACTGTAGAGGAATTACTGGAACAATACGCAGCAGGAGTCTTAAACTTTAGTGGTGTTAACCTCGCCGAAGCTAACCTGAGTGGGGCTAAACTCAGTAATATAAATCTTAGCAATGCTAATTTGAGTATAGTTAACCTGAGTGGGGCAAATCTCAGTGAAGCTAACTTGAGCAATGCCAAGCTGAATGTAGCTAGGCTGAGTGGTGCGAATCTATGCGCCGCCATCCTCAACAAAGCCAGTCTTAACGTTGCTAATTTGATTCGCGCGGATCTGAGTCGCGCTCAACTCAGAGGAGCTTCATTTATCCGCGCCGAGTTAGTTCGCGCTGATCTGAGTCGAGCCGACTTGTCGGAAGCTGACCTCACTAGTGCTGATTTGCGAGAGGCGACACTCCGCCAAGCGAATCTCCGTCACACTAACTTGAGTGGGGCTGTCTTGAGAGGTGCTTCTTTAACCGGAGCCAACTTGGAGATGGCTAACTTAAATGCCAGTGACCTCAGTCGTTCTGATCTTAGCGGCGCAAATTTGCGAGATACCGAACTCAGACAAGCCAATCTCAGCCATGCTAACTTGAGCGGAGCAGATTTGAGCGGGGCGAATCTTCGGTGGGCAGATTTGACTGGTGCAAATCTCCGGTGGGCAGATTTGAGCGGCGCAAAATTGAGCGGTGCTGATTTAATTGGCGCAGATTTAAGCAATGCTAATTTAACGAATACCAGTTTAATCCACGCCAATTTAACTCAGGCCAAATTAATTAGGGCGGAATGGATTGGTGCTGACTTAACAGGAGCAACTTTAACTGGGGCAAAGCTTTATGCCACCTCCAGGTTTGGTTTAAAAACCGAAGGTCTGACTTGTGAATGGATTGATCTTAGCCCAGGTGGCGATCGCTCCATTATCCAAAACTTCCATTCTGAAGAATCACGAGATTTTTTTAACGAAACAGCGCCAACAATTCGGATTATTGTTGATGCAGCCCTAGAACACGAAGCCAATTTTGCGATCGCTGGTGCTTACTACCAAATTGCTCAAGAATATCGAGGGCTGAAACAACCCCCAAGCATCGAAAGTGGCCGTCGTCGAACTATTTTTACCTTTCATGTAGATAGCGATGAAGTATTATTTTCCACTGCTTATATTGTGATTTTACCCTTTCTAGATGCGGCATCTACCCAAAAGAATATTTCCAGCCTAGTAGAAATGATTAACAATGAAGTTGTTTCTAACGAAAATTTGCAATTGCTAAAATCGCCCCAGATAGTGAAACAATTAAGTATTCTTCTAGAGCAAGCCATGAGTCAGGCTACAACAATTAAACAAATGAAGAAAAATATCGAAGTAGCCGCAAAGTTAAATTTTTGCAAAGCCCCAACCCAAATAATATTAACGAATTCCAGCGCCCACACTTTGATTATCCATGACCATCCCAACTTTGGAAAAAGATTTATTAATCGCTCTGCTCTCAAAGCTTCAGCTTATGATGATATAGCCAGTGAATCAGCAAAATATATATTACCAACGATAGATATGATTATGGATTTTGTCAAAGGATTTCACCTATTTCCGCAAGGAGGCTCACACTGA
- a CDS encoding prephenate/arogenate dehydrogenase produces the protein MNIGILGLGLIGGSLGFDLRSQGHHLLGVSRREATCQKAVTLGCVDKASVDLSLLAAAEVVFICTPLALIVPQFAQLIAHLSVNTVVTDVGSAKEQIVKDISPLWDNFIGGHPMAGTTDSGIEAAQRDLFVNKPYVLTPITTTPTSAIMAVEEIVRSLGANIHYCQPEQHDRAVSWISHLPVMVSSSLIAACLSETDPDVLQLAQKFASSGFRDTSRVGGGNPELGVMMARYNRQALLRSLQQYRHNLDELTNLIEQENWAVLEEKFKSRQQARPNFVK, from the coding sequence ATGAATATTGGGATTTTAGGATTGGGACTGATAGGCGGCTCTTTGGGTTTTGACTTGCGATCGCAAGGACATCATCTCTTAGGAGTCAGTCGCCGTGAAGCGACCTGTCAAAAGGCAGTTACCCTCGGCTGTGTTGATAAAGCATCTGTTGATCTGAGCCTGTTAGCAGCCGCAGAAGTTGTATTTATTTGTACACCTCTAGCACTTATTGTGCCCCAATTTGCACAATTGATCGCTCATTTGTCTGTTAATACAGTCGTGACTGATGTGGGTTCGGCAAAAGAACAGATAGTTAAGGATATTTCTCCCCTTTGGGATAATTTTATCGGCGGTCATCCAATGGCGGGAACAACAGACAGTGGCATAGAAGCTGCACAGCGAGATTTATTTGTCAATAAACCTTATGTATTAACACCAATAACTACAACACCAACTAGTGCAATTATGGCTGTAGAAGAAATTGTGCGATCGCTCGGAGCGAATATCCACTATTGTCAGCCAGAGCAACATGACCGCGCTGTTAGTTGGATTTCCCATTTACCTGTAATGGTCAGTTCGTCGTTGATTGCTGCTTGTTTAAGTGAAACTGACCCCGATGTTTTGCAATTAGCCCAAAAGTTTGCTAGTTCAGGTTTTCGGGATACTAGTCGCGTGGGTGGCGGTAATCCAGAGTTGGGCGTGATGATGGCGCGGTATAATCGTCAAGCATTGCTGCGATCGCTGCAACAATATCGTCACAATCTCGATGAGTTAACTAATTTAATTGAGCAAGAAAATTGGGCGGTTTTAGAGGAAAAGTTTAAATCAAGACAACAAGCAAGACCTAATTTTGTCAAATAG
- a CDS encoding SDR family oxidoreductase: MTTQKRIAVVTGSNRGLGYAISRQLSQIGNRVILTSRNETDGIAAKQQLSSEGLDIDYHTLDVTNDGSVQQFTKWLHETYGKVDILVNNAGVNPTTKPEESSLLTVQLETMRSTFETNVLAVLRISQALIPLMKVQNYGRIVNISTEMASLVSVPTDYYPLAPSYRLSKVGVNGLTVLLAKELQGTNILVNAYSPGWMKTDMGGDNAPFTAEEGAETAVYLATLPDGGAQGMFFAEMRKFGGPIQLQW; the protein is encoded by the coding sequence ATGACGACTCAAAAAAGGATTGCTGTGGTAACAGGCAGTAACCGAGGGCTAGGATATGCAATTTCTCGTCAATTATCCCAAATTGGCAACCGCGTAATTCTGACGAGTCGTAATGAAACAGATGGCATTGCTGCCAAGCAGCAGTTATCCAGTGAAGGGCTTGATATTGACTATCACACGCTAGATGTCACCAATGATGGAAGTGTGCAGCAGTTTACCAAGTGGTTGCATGAAACTTACGGCAAAGTAGATATTTTGGTCAATAATGCAGGTGTAAATCCCACAACGAAGCCGGAGGAGTCCAGCTTACTAACTGTGCAACTGGAAACGATGCGATCAACCTTTGAAACTAATGTTTTAGCAGTACTTAGAATTTCTCAAGCATTAATTCCGTTGATGAAGGTGCAAAACTACGGTCGTATTGTCAATATCTCTACGGAAATGGCATCTTTGGTATCAGTTCCCACTGATTACTACCCTTTAGCGCCCTCCTATCGACTCTCAAAGGTGGGAGTAAATGGACTAACTGTGCTTCTCGCCAAGGAACTCCAAGGTACTAATATTCTTGTAAATGCCTATTCTCCAGGTTGGATGAAGACAGACATGGGGGGAGATAATGCCCCGTTCACAGCAGAAGAAGGAGCCGAAACTGCTGTCTATTTAGCAACACTTCCCGATGGAGGAGCGCAAGGAATGTTTTTTGCAGAGATGCGAAAGTTTGGTGGCCCCATTCAATTACAATGGTAG
- a CDS encoding antibiotic biosynthesis monooxygenase — protein MEQDEQFVTVVITQLVKPGCENAYEIWLKNVTSVARTYIGHMGTNVIRPQLGVRNEYVIIFRFDNYENLKVWMTSRDREYWLNQGKHLVESDPDVQQICGLEAWFSLPGQPLKTPPRYKIALLTWGAVYVLINLLSTFIVPLLRGLPPLIISLIVTITMVLLLTYIVMPRVSRFFSFWLYPKSRK, from the coding sequence ATGGAACAGGACGAGCAATTTGTAACCGTGGTCATTACACAACTTGTCAAACCAGGATGCGAAAACGCTTACGAAATTTGGTTAAAAAATGTTACTAGTGTTGCCAGAACCTATATTGGTCACATGGGGACAAATGTAATTCGTCCCCAACTTGGCGTGCGAAATGAATATGTGATTATCTTCCGGTTTGACAATTATGAAAATTTAAAGGTATGGATGACATCGCGCGATCGCGAATATTGGCTCAATCAAGGTAAGCATTTGGTGGAATCCGATCCTGATGTTCAACAAATCTGTGGATTAGAAGCTTGGTTTTCTCTTCCCGGACAACCACTGAAAACTCCACCGCGCTATAAAATAGCATTGCTAACTTGGGGAGCCGTATATGTGTTAATTAATTTGTTGAGTACGTTTATAGTCCCCTTACTTCGTGGTTTACCTCCCTTAATTATTTCGTTGATCGTTACGATTACAATGGTTTTACTGTTGACATATATTGTCATGCCTAGAGTTAGCCGTTTCTTTAGCTTTTGGCTATATCCTAAATCACGAAAATAG
- a CDS encoding XisI protein — MPRRRHRYQVVHAGWSNKRRVYGCVLHLDIKNEKIWIQHDGTEGGIANELINRGVPKKDIVLAFHSPFKRQFTEFAVG; from the coding sequence TTGCCCCGCCGTAGGCATCGCTACCAAGTCGTTCACGCGGGATGGTCAAATAAGCGCCGTGTATATGGCTGTGTTTTGCATCTGGATATTAAAAACGAAAAAATTTGGATTCAACACGATGGTACTGAAGGAGGTATTGCCAATGAACTTATTAATAGAGGCGTACCCAAAAAAGATATCGTTTTAGCTTTTCATTCCCCCTTTAAACGACAATTTACCGAGTTCGCTGTTGGTTAA
- a CDS encoding NAD(P)-binding domain-containing protein — protein sequence MAQEVFELAPEPLKNYGVSVFVAGDDEEARKIVIELAEEIGFLAVDSGVLRNARLVEGLGDFIRLIMIGQKQGVYATISVNVLPTAPGQRLGGRQASTLK from the coding sequence ATGGCGCAGGAAGTCTTTGAATTAGCACCTGAACCACTAAAGAATTATGGAGTTTCTGTTTTTGTTGCAGGAGATGATGAGGAAGCCAGAAAAATAGTCATCGAGCTTGCTGAAGAAATCGGATTTTTAGCAGTAGATTCTGGTGTTTTACGTAATGCTCGATTGGTAGAAGGCTTGGGAGATTTTATTCGCCTAATCATGATTGGTCAAAAACAGGGCGTTTATGCAACTATCTCTGTTAATGTCTTGCCTACAGCGCCAGGACAACGCTTAGGTGGACGGCAGGCTTCGACTTTGAAGTGA